A portion of the Archocentrus centrarchus isolate MPI-CPG fArcCen1 chromosome 19, fArcCen1, whole genome shotgun sequence genome contains these proteins:
- the tlcd3bb gene encoding ceramide synthase isoform X2 has product MASSAGYIIASSCEDIIEDQHWLTSTYIMFAVPYFVYDIYAMFMCYWYKLRVKGHEEASAAPQYMSSALTSYLRREFLMVLHHVVMVTVCFPVSVFWRQGKGDYFQGIMFMAELSTPSVCLGKILIQYKQQHTLLHKVNGALMLITFFICRVLLFPYLYYVYGRYASIPFHMVPLSVPWHCNLGAALLMAPQLYWFSLICRGALRLFTGTSRSQRPHATAAAPKELQTDGSTVPQPANGYSTLSTEPELATH; this is encoded by the exons GCACTGGCTCACAAGCACTTACATCATGTTTGCCGTTCCCTACTTTGTGTATGACATCTACGCCATGTTCATGTGCTACTGGTACAAGCTACGGGTCAAAGGGCACGAGGAGGCCTCAGCAGCACCCCAGTACATGAGCTCAGCGCTGACCAGCTACTTGCGTCGAGAGTTCCTCATGGTGCTGCACCATGTTGTCATGGTCACCGTCTGCTTCCCCGTCTCTGTG TTTTGGCGACAAGGAAAGGGAGATTATTTCCAGGGCATAATGTTCATGGCTGAGCTCAGCACTCCGTCTGTCTGCTTAGGAAAAATACTCATCCAG tacaaacagcagcacactcTCCTGCACAAAGTGAATGGAGCTCTTATGCTGATCACTTTTTTCATCTGTCGAGTCCTACTCTTCCCTTACCTCTACTACGTCTATGGAAG GTATGCATCCATTCCCTTCCACATGGTTCCCCTGTCAGTGCCCTGGCACTGTAACCTTGGCGCTGCTCTGCTCATGGCACCCCAGCTCTACTGGTTCTCCCTCATTTGTAGGGGCGCCCTGCGACTGTTCACAGGCACATCCCGCTCGCAGAGGCCGCACGCGACCGCAGCCGCACCTAAGGAGCTCCAGACGGATGGCAGCACTGTGCCCCAGCCTGCCAACGGCTACAGCACGCTCTCCACAGAGCCCGAGCTGGCCACACACTGA
- the pagr1 gene encoding PAXIP1-associated glutamate-rich protein 1, translating to MQAEATDTSLKEGIEALGVKDSEELAEGKEDDDSTEQKDTEMAGSAEEDDATAKGETDGNTDAVGGESQKDGPQADAGVEAEDGKQAAEVDGDWELPYSDEEMEDPKNWMPPPAEIKRLYELLAKGEMLELNFVPLPRRPPTPEATPSPERDEEDEAAKERERQERERKPPTPTEFDFDEEQMQTTPKNAFLSRRRTPGSSARSSVKREARLDKVLSDMKRHRKIEEHIMRTGRDLFKTDKKLEEPLSPNSQKEREKERERDSNPNTIFSPRQRRY from the exons ATGCAAGCTGAGGCCACAGATACCTCACTGAAAGAGGGCATAGAAGCTCTGGGTGTGAAGGACTCAGAAGAACTTGCAGAGGGCAAAGAGGATGACGACAGCACGGAGCAAAAGGACACGGAGATGGCAGGGAGCGCGGAGGAGGACGACGCAACAGCTAAGGGGGAAACAG ACGGGAACACAGATGCAGTAGGAGGAGAGTCGCAGAAGGATGGACCTCAGGCAGACGCAGGGGTGGAGGCTGAAGATGGAAAGCAGGCTGCAGAGGTGGACGGTGACTGGGAGCTTCCTTACAGCGACGAGGAAATGGAGGACCCCAAAAACTGGATGCCTCCTCCTGCAGAGATCAAAAGACTCTATGAGCTCCTTGCTAAAGGCGAGATGCTGGAACTGAACTTTGTGCCCCTTCCTAGAAGGCCACCCACACCTGAAGCCACTCCTTCACCTGAAAGAGATGAAGAGGACGAGGCAGCCAAGGAAAGGGAGAGGCAGGAGAGAGAACGCAA gcctCCAACTCCAACTGAGTTTGACTTTGATGAGGAGCAAATGCAAACCACTCCAAAAAATGCCTTCCTCAGCAGACGCAGGACTCCAG GATCTTCAGCCCGCTCCTCTGTTAAACGGGAAGCTCGGCTGGACAAAGTATTGTCAGACATGAAACGCCACCGCAAGATTGAGGAGCACATCATGCGCACAGGCAGGGACCTCTTCAAGACCGAcaagaagctggaggaaccgcTTTCTCCAAACAGCCAGAAGGAGcgggagaaggagagggaacgAGACAGCAACCCCAACACCATCTTCTCCCCACGACAGAGGAGATACTGA
- the kif22 gene encoding kinesin-like protein KIF22, protein MAQRVGVSDGGNKKTSRVRVAVRLRPYMNKEDEKSEGPCVRGLDSQNLEIINWRNATETVKYHFDVFHGEQTTQQEVFLSVKPILPHILNGQNASVFAYGPTGAGKTHTMLGSSEQPGVIPRAVREVFKLVKAKDENDGWDYSIGMSYLEIYNEKVLDLLSPNSQDLPIREDKDKNILIPGLTHMTITSFADFDKHFVPATLNRTTASTKLNQRSSRSHAVLLIKVVRTQQKLPHRQQTGKLYLVDLAGSEDNRRTGNQGIRLKESGAINLSLFTLNKVVDSLNSGTSVRVPYRDSKLTRLLQDSLGGSAHSVMITNIAPEYKYYFDTFSALNFAAKSKLVVNKPFTRETVALPVLPVKRSREEREAGGSGSEPQKKKQKEEKKTEQDGSSPSAHHHSSLEQSLMDRLIALEKRTMSSQDKERLAMLKEIKELKEKQRELESKAMLFSQLARDKSNTKQEPDFENNTAALRRKPSDATKPNKQQAVVQPLQVSLRQHLQPLLVVKKQSVCVKKKENALSVLIESPGGKENSTENAWESQLDQSMLDRSKQKILQILNMGCLKELKGLQQIGDKKAKLILGWREIHGHFTKVEDLIQVEGMTEKRFSSFMKANIVSAMGK, encoded by the exons ATGGCGCAGCGTGTGGGGGTATCAGATGGAGGAAACAAGAAGACGTCCAGGGTCCGGGTAGCGGTTCGTCTGCGACCCTATATGAACAAAGAAGATGAGAAAAGCGAGGGACCGTGTGTAAGAGGCCTGGACTCCCAAAACCTGGAGATAATCAACTGGAGGAACGCTACAGAAACTGTTAAATACCA TTTCGACGTTTTTCATGGTGAACAAACGACACAGCAAGAGGTTTTCCTCTCAGTGAAGCCAATTCTACCACACATACTGAACGGGCAGAATGCCAGTGTGTTTGCTTATGGGCCAACAGGAGCTG gtaagaccCACACCATGCTGGGGAGTTCAGAGCAGCCAGGTGTGATCCCCCGAGCTGTTCGTGAGGTCTTCAAGCTGGTCAAAGCCAAGGATGAGAATGATGGATGGGACTACAGCATTGGCATGTCATATTTGGAGATTTATAATGAGAAG GTGCTAGATCTTCTGTCACCAAACTCCCAGGATTTACCGATCAGAGAGGACAAGGACAAGAACATCCTTATCCCTGGCCTCACACACATGACCATCACCTCTTTTGCAGATTTTGACAAACACTTTGTCCCTGCAACTCTCAACCGTACTACAGCTTCTACCAAATTAAACCAGCGTTCCAGCCGCAGCCACGCTGTCCTCCTCATTAAG GTTGTACGGACTCAGCAGAAACTTCCCCACAGACAACAGACAGGCAAGCTGTACTTGGTCGATTTGGCTGGGTCAGAGGACAACCGCCGCACCGGCAACCAGGGCATCCGTTTGAAGGAGAGCGGTGCCATCAACCTGTCTCTTTTCACACTCAACAAAGTTGTGGACTCTCTAAATTCAGGCACTTCGGTGCGCGTGCCGTACAGAGACAGTAAATTGACACGGCTGCTGCAGGACTCTCTGGGTGGCTCAGCACACTCTGTCATGATCACCAATATTGCACCAGAGTACAAATATTATTTTGACACTTTCAGTGCACTCAACTTCGCAGCCAAATCCAAGCTCGTCGTGAACAAGCCCTTCACCCGTGAAACCGTGGCCTTGCCTGTGCTGCCAG TGAAGCGGTCCAGAGAGGAACGGGAGGCAGGAGGCTCTGGCAGTGAGCcgcagaagaagaagcagaaagaggagaagaaaactGAACAAGATGGTTCCTCACCCTCTGCACATCACCACAG TTCGTTGGAACAGTCACTGATGGATAGACTAATAGCTTTGGAGAAGCGAACGATGAGCTCCCAGGACAAAGAGAGGCTCGCCATGCTTAAAGAGATCAAG gagCTCAAAGAGAAGCAGAGGGAGCTTGAGAGCAAGGCCATGCTATTCAGTCAGTTAGCTAGAGATAAGTCGAATACAAAACAAGAGCCTGACTTCGAGAACAACACAGCTGCCCTGCGGAGAAAGCCGTCAGATGCCACAAAACCCAATAAGCAGCAGGCTGTGGTCCAACCCCTGCAAG TGTCCCTGCGCCAGCATCTTCAGCCGCTTCTAGTGGTCAAAAAACAGTCGGTGTGCGTCAAGAAGAAAGAGAATGCGCTCTCAGTCCTGATCGAG tCCCCAGGTGGTAAAGAGAACAGTACAGAGAATGCTTGGGAGTCCCAACTTGACCAGTCCATGCTGGATCGGTCCAAGCAGAAAATCCTGCAAATTCTGAACATGGGCTGCCTCAAAGAGCTGAAAGGTCTGCAGCAGATCGGTGACAAGAAGGCAAAGCTTATTCTGGGCTGGAGGGAGATACATGGTCACTTCACAAAG GTGGAAGATCTGATACAAGTTGAGGGTATGACAGAAAAGAGATTTTCATCCTTCATGAAG gcAAACATCGTGAGTGCCATGGGGAAAtga
- the prrt2 gene encoding proline-rich transmembrane protein 2 isoform X1 — MAVNMMPAPALWPVEEQPSLLDQDGSLSIQAPVSELCPPVRGEELIHSSSSSSSPAGARPTRSKSKGELVIVINEKLKNGNGIHSVPEESTSPVISSPPRRQHSISYPHHGKTRKGSRASSISYTAFSPRPSLSRHSSIATNPPLDRSKVKDYLLLSVLACFCPVWPINIVGFVYSIMSKNSLEQGNLDGAVRLGRVAKMLSTVSLVGGTIIIIACIVNLASECPKSDL; from the exons ATGGCTGTGAACATGATGCCCGCCCCCGCCCTATGGCCCGTGGAAGAGCAACCGTCATTGTTGGACCAGGACGGCTCTCTTTCGATCCAGGCCCCCGTCTCTGAGCTGTGCCCACCAGTCAGAGGTGAAGAGCTtatccacagcagcagcagcagcagcagcccggCTGGCGCAAGGCCCACCCGCAGCAAATCTAAAGGAGAGCTCGTCATAGTCATCAACGAGAAGCTGAAGAACG GTAATGGGATCCACTCAGTGCCCGAGGAGAGCACCTCTCCTGtcatctcctctcctcccaGAAGACAACACTCCATCTCTTACCCTCATCATGGCAAGACCAGGAAGGGGAGCAGGGCGAGCTCCATCAGTTACACCGCCTTCTCACCCAGGCCGTCGCTTTCTCGCCACTCCAGCATTGCCACCAACCCACCCTTGGACCGGTCCAAAGTCAAAGActacctcctcctctctgtgctgGCCTGTTTCTGCCCAGTCTGGCCCATCAACATTGTTGGATTTGTCTACTCCATCATG TCCAAGAACAGCCTCGAGCAGGGAAATCTGGATGGCGCTGTGCGTCTGGGACGCGTGGCCAAGATGCTTTCCACGGTCTCACTAGTAGGAGGAACGATCATTATCATCGCCTGCATTGTCAACCTGGCCAGTGAGTGTCCCAAATCTGACCTTTAA
- the prrt2 gene encoding proline-rich transmembrane protein 2 isoform X2, protein MAVNMMPAPALWPVEEQPSLLDQDGSLSIQAPVSELCPPVRGEELIHSSSSSSSPAGARPTRSKSKGELVIVINEKLKNGNGIHSVPEESTSPVISSPPRRQHSISYPHHGKTRKGSRASSISYTAFSPRPSLSRHSSIATNPPLDRSKVKDYLLLSVLACFCPVWPINIVGFVYSIMSKNSLEQGNLDGAVRLGRVAKMLSTVSLVGGTIIIIACIVNLAINVKP, encoded by the exons ATGGCTGTGAACATGATGCCCGCCCCCGCCCTATGGCCCGTGGAAGAGCAACCGTCATTGTTGGACCAGGACGGCTCTCTTTCGATCCAGGCCCCCGTCTCTGAGCTGTGCCCACCAGTCAGAGGTGAAGAGCTtatccacagcagcagcagcagcagcagcccggCTGGCGCAAGGCCCACCCGCAGCAAATCTAAAGGAGAGCTCGTCATAGTCATCAACGAGAAGCTGAAGAACG GTAATGGGATCCACTCAGTGCCCGAGGAGAGCACCTCTCCTGtcatctcctctcctcccaGAAGACAACACTCCATCTCTTACCCTCATCATGGCAAGACCAGGAAGGGGAGCAGGGCGAGCTCCATCAGTTACACCGCCTTCTCACCCAGGCCGTCGCTTTCTCGCCACTCCAGCATTGCCACCAACCCACCCTTGGACCGGTCCAAAGTCAAAGActacctcctcctctctgtgctgGCCTGTTTCTGCCCAGTCTGGCCCATCAACATTGTTGGATTTGTCTACTCCATCATG TCCAAGAACAGCCTCGAGCAGGGAAATCTGGATGGCGCTGTGCGTCTGGGACGCGTGGCCAAGATGCTTTCCACGGTCTCACTAGTAGGAGGAACGATCATTATCATCGCCTGCATTGTCAACCTGGCCA taaaTGTGAAACCCTGA